From a region of the Onychomys torridus unplaced genomic scaffold, mOncTor1.1, whole genome shotgun sequence genome:
- the LOC118576033 gene encoding putative olfactory receptor 2B3, whose product MAVINKSHPEEFILLGFSDHPWLELPLFIILLVTYPLAMMGNIAIILLSILDPHLHSPMYFFLTNLSFLDMCYTTSIVPQMLTNLGGSTKTISYMRCVVQLYFYHTMGGTECVLLALMSFDRYVAICRPLHYTLIMNQCTCLLLVSTVWLIGIFYAVSEATVTLQLPLCGHNELDHLVCEIPVIIKTACGEKETIELALSVVCIFILALPLCLILASYASIGHAVLKIKSSEGRKKAFGTCSSHLVVVLLFYGPAISMYLQPPSSITKDQPKFMALLYGVVTPTLNPFIYTLRNKDVKGALGNLSRNIFSSK is encoded by the coding sequence ATGGCAGTAATCAATAAAAGTCACCCTGAAGAGTTCATTCTACTTGGCTTTTCAGACCATCCTTGGCTGGAACTCCCTCTCTTCATTATTCTTCTGGTAACATATCCACTGGCCATGATGGGAAACATTGCCATCATTCTGCTGTCTATATTAGACccccatctccacagccccatgtatttcttcctcaCTAACCTCTCCTTTCTCGACATGTGCTACACTACAAGCATTGTGCCTCAGATGCTAACTAATCTAGGTGGCTCCACTAAGACCATCAGCTACATGAGGTGTGTAGTTCAGCTTTATTTCTACCACACAATGGGGGGCACAGAGTGTGTCCTCCTGGCTCTTATGTCCTTTGACCGCTATGTTGCCATCTGCAGACCTCTGCACTATACCCTTATCATGAATCAGTGTACTTGCCTCCTGTTAGTGTCCACTGTGTGGCTGATAGGAATTTTCTATGCTGTCTCAGAGGCTACTGTGACACTGCAACTGCCACTATGTGGCCACAATGAATTGGACCACTTGGTGTGTGAGATTCCTGTTATAATAAAAACTGCCTGTGGTGAAAAGGAGACAATTGAGCTTGCTCTCTCTGTggtatgcatttttattttagctcttCCTCTATGTTTAATTCTTGCCTCCTATGCCAGTATTGGACATGCTGTACTTAAAATCAAATCttcagagggaaggaaaaaggccTTTGGAACATGTTCCTCTCATCTTGTAGTTGTTCTCTTATTTTATGGCCCAGCCATTAGCATGTATCTTCAGCCCCCCTCCTCTATTACAAAAGACCAACCCAAGTTTATGGCTCTTCTCTATGGAGTAGTGACTCCTACTCTGAACCCCTTTATCTATACTCTAAGGAATAAGGATGTAAAGGGGGCATTAGGTAACCTATCCAGGAACATTTTTAGTTCAAAGTGA